CGCAGGGGCGTGACCGGCAAGCTGGAGAAGATGATCGCGCTCGTGCCGGTCCAGTCGCAGCGCCGCGGCGAGGGCGTTGAGCACCTGCTCGGAGACGCGGATCTTTCGCCCCTGCTCCAGGTACGTGTACCAGGTGGCGCTGATCCCGGCCAGCAGTGCCAGTTCCTCTCGGCGAAGTCCCGGAGTCCGACGGCGGCCGGTCTGGGGCAGGCCCACCTCGTCAGGAGTCAGGCGCTCTCTCCGGCTGCGCAGGAATTCACTCAGCTGACGGCGTTGGTCCGGCTGCGTGGGCATGACGTGGCACCTTCAGTTCCAGAATAAATACGGTCTGGATACCAGGCTAAGCCCATCGGAGACTGGTGTGCGAGCACGGGCCGCGGCATGACCGACGGCCTCACACGGTCACACCGGCACCCGGCCGTCCAGTGCGCAGCGGCTTCCGGACGCTCCTCCAGGGCCCGCTGCCGCTCGGCACCCCGGCCCCGGTGCCGAAGAGGGAGAGGGCAACTCATGTCCGGAATCAAGGGCAAAGTGGTGGCGATCACGGGAGCCAGCAGTGGCATCGGCGAGGCGACCGCGCTGCTGCTGGCCGAACGCGGCGCGCGACTCGTCCTCGGCGCACGCCGGTCCGAACGCCTGGCGGAACTGGTGGCACGGATCGAGAAGGCAGGTGGCACGGCCGTGCAGATCCGCACCGACGTGACCCGGCGGGACGACCTGCAGGCCCTGGTCGCGCTGGCCAGTAAGTGCTTCGGCCGACTCGACGTACTCGTCAGCAATGCCGGAGTCGGCACCATCTCGCCTCTCGATGATCTGCGCGTCGAGGAGTGGGACCACATGGTCGACGTCAATGTGAAGGGCGTGCTGCACGGGATCGGCGCCGCGCTGCCGGTCTTCCGGGCGCAGGGAACCGGCCACTTCATCACCACCGCCTCCACGGCCGCGTTTCGCATCGTGCCGACCATGGCCGTCTACGCCGGCACCAAGTTCGCGGTCCGGGCCATCTGCGAAGGTCTGCGCCAGGAAGCCGGCGACTCCCTGCGGGTGACCACCGTCTCACCTGGTGCGACTGCGACCGACTTCGCCGAGGCGTCAACCAACAGCCAGGTCAGAGCAGAGATCACGAAGATGCGGGACGACATCGCGATCCCGCCCGACGCGATCGCCCGGGCCATCGCTTTCGCGATCGAACAGCCTGCCGCGGTCGACGTGAACGACATCGTCGTCCGGCCCACCGCCCAGAGCTGACCTCCCCCGCCCTTCCGGTGCGGACACCCGCACCCGCCGGGCTGTTCCACGGGTCACATGGCAACAAAAGCCCGCCGGCCCGTGGGGTGGGTGGCATGCCCGAGTGGAAACGACGGACGCGACACCAGATGATCAAGGTTGCTGAGACCGAAGATCGACCTGGAGCCGCGTCCGCGTGCAACCTTCCCTGATCAGCGTCCTCACGCGCCACTTCGAGGACGCAGCCGCGCCATGTCCACCCACAGACCCCTCTGAACTGGCCACGCTGGCCGAGGTGTTCGCATGTTGCAAGTGCCTCAGCGCCGTTGGAACCACCACGTGGAGTTCGTCGCCCGGCAGGTACAGGTACCCGCGTCCGAGCTGGGAGCGTACGAGCGGAGTGGCCGGACGGACGATCGAGTACCACCGTGCGCAGATCCTCACCGCGGTCACCGTGCCCAGCCCCCGTACGGGCCGCGGGCGATCCTTGACGGAACCAAGGACAAAGGCGGCACGTGTCTGATGGAGTGACGTGGGGGAGGCATCTGGTACGGCGCATGCCCCAGGGTGGATCTGGTCTCTCAGGAGAAAGGGCAAGGATGCTGTCGGAGGCAGTGGCCGCGCTGGCCGCGGCGGGGGGCACTGCGGTGCACTGCGGTGGTGCAGGCCGCGTGCACGGACGCATGGGCAGGGCTGCGCCAGCGGCTGGCCCGTTGGCTCGGCCGAGGAAATCCGCAGCGCGAGCACGCCGAACTGGAGCGCCTCGACCAGACCGCAGGCGAGCTGGACACGGCCGGGCCGGCCGAGCTGGAGCGGGTGCGCATCCGTCAGGAGGCGGCGTGGCAGGCCCGTATCGAGACCCTGCTGGAAAGCCTGGACGACACCGAGCGGGCCCAGGCAGCCGAGCAACTGAGCGCCCTGCTTGACCAGCGCATTCCCCAAGGCGGGGTGTCAGCCAGCCAGGGCGGGCAGGCCGTGGGCGGAAACGTAGACATCCGTGCCGACCACGCGTCCGCAGCGGCGTGGAACATGGGCAGCGTGACCCTGGGAAACCCACCGCAGCCGGGACCGCCCCAGGGCTGAGCGGACCCGGCACTACCTCAGCCTCGAGCCCCGTTCCCTTCGCCTCCGTCCAGGCCACACATGGCGGGGTCGCCGCCTACAACATCGGGGAGCTCCACCGGCACATTTCCGAGAATCGGAACGTTGCGCGGATCGATCGTCCTCGGCCTGTCGCGTCGTGGACAGCGCAGCAGCTCGGTGTCCACCCCGCCATCCCTGGCACCACCCCACCGGATGACGATGCTGCTTTCGTACTCCCTGCCTACATCGAACGCGATCACGACCGGCAGCTGCGCGACCAGCTGGTTATGGCGGCCTCTGCCGGTCAGGCGACGCTGGTGCT
The genomic region above belongs to Streptomyces sp. CG1 and contains:
- a CDS encoding SDR family oxidoreductase codes for the protein MSGIKGKVVAITGASSGIGEATALLLAERGARLVLGARRSERLAELVARIEKAGGTAVQIRTDVTRRDDLQALVALASKCFGRLDVLVSNAGVGTISPLDDLRVEEWDHMVDVNVKGVLHGIGAALPVFRAQGTGHFITTASTAAFRIVPTMAVYAGTKFAVRAICEGLRQEAGDSLRVTTVSPGATATDFAEASTNSQVRAEITKMRDDIAIPPDAIARAIAFAIEQPAAVDVNDIVVRPTAQS